The genomic DNA GCGGTGCAGGTGTGCGCTCGTCAGCCGCTGGAGACTCCGGGCACACCTGACCTGAGACACCGGCACACTGGCTTCTTCTTCGTCTgtgcataatgtgtgtgtaactggatgatgacgtgtgacactGACACATTTATCCATTGTTGAAACgatctgtaaattcagctcacgTGCATAAGTCATGTtgcatcagaaaaacaacatgcacaggatcaactatcaTTGCACAAccagttttttaagcatcagtcactgtgaccttgacatttagttccttcgtgtttatcactaattccaaaaaaagaaaacaaccaaaataatatattttctcagatttatacatcataaattgatGCATTGATCGCACActttacttctttttcttttcttttcctcctttgctGCCGCATTTGTCATTGTTCTGTAGGAAGAAGGcgttttagagtcatttgtaTATTAATGTGTGGGTGGAACAGGGGCGTGGTGTGCACTCTTCTATACATGAGGCCCCTGGTGTTCAACAGCCATAACTTACGATAAGACACAAGCTAGGCGCCttttcaaggttccctccctagataccaaggcgccaggcatctggacctagtacactatctcaaggcttactaactatatatgtatcagacctggcacgTTGATGCCTTactgttcagatgtcaggcAGTGTCTCACATCTCCTCACATCTGAGCTGCCTTCAATAAAATCTTTccacttaaaggggacatattatgcaaaatcaactttttaatcattgtaatacttatatttgggactctggaggccctaccagtcgccaaagtgtggaaaaagaatactcagtcatgttttcgtggtcccccttagtgtaagtatagaaGATAAAACAcgtgatgttgaattccctgcgcttatgacggcagcatgtgcatttcaccgcgaatgttaccgccccaccagtaagtttacttggagagctccaccttagctccaccttagctccaccttagctccaccttagctccaccctgcgagagtgcaggtgagggaggaagagcggtattatgtcaacgcggagggacaagtgtgctgttggtggctgcacagtggagcacagtgttttacacaaacttccagcctcagaggattttatatatgaagctaatgtgccggataaagtcagcaaacgtgtgtttgtgtgttcgcaccacttcacatcagactgcggccagcggtcgccgtatttagtcagcgaccgtatttcaccgacgtacaaacacacacatttttaagaaaaggtcacatagaggtcataactgaccattctgacacgtcctaattaaagatatttgttcagtacgtcctccatgaccggagcacagactcagtctgatacagtcacatacagcagcagtttatgcagcgatcagcggtggtgatcagcggtgctgtccctaagtgtttttaactgatttacagttggtcagtgttcggcttgatccttgtgtcggacgtcgcttcctgtgacgacactctcgctgccatgttgatattgtcagagaactagtggagggagggggagaggaatggagcggaggaaacaggagctgagcgagtgagcgcagtaacaaggacaaatcagaaaccccctggaagaagtgggcgtgtgtttgcctgtgtctcatttgcatataaagggaccaggcacaaaaccgagcgttctgaaaggggcggttttagcagggttattgaactgctatggtgcttcatccttatggtattttgaccaaagcatgtcactgacatgttcattaggacaccagggaactattttaacttgggaaatagggtataatatgtctccttgaactcatcactgactccagaggttccatcactggtcatctcacctgataatcaaaaatctCTGTAACTcttacaacaaagaaatgtcATTGTCGCTTCATTTTGAGTTAAAATGTAAACTTCTACACATTTTAGGTTTGATTCATCAATGCCCAAACCTATAATATTAATGAGATGAATGACTTTTATATTTCTAAGGCAAATGTGAATGAACAATACAATAACACAGTTGATATGATACAGACATGGTTTTGGCTTAAACGTGGTCTTAGTGTTGGTAAGACTGAGAACACATTGATAGTGATCCCCTATACTATATGCGTTGCTTTCACTGAGTTTACTATGCAGTGGAGAATATTTATTCTTTATGTTGGTGTATAGTTagtgttttttcctctcaggTGAGTCGGGATGAGCTGGACTGGAGTGCTAATGAACTGAGGAACTGTCTGAGAGCCATAGACTGGGACCTGGAGGATCTCAGTGAAACCATCAGTATCCtttctgtgagaaaaaaaacgttTCCCTTCAAATTACTATTTTTTATAACAATCCAATGCTTTGTTTCATTCCTTCATGCtcatctatttattttctgaCTTCTTCAGAAGACGTATTATTCTCATAAAAAGTGGAACAATTTTTCTTGCATGGTAGTTAAACATAGATCTGAAATAAGAAAAGACTCTTTCAGTCGTCTGGGATGACGGCCTGCTTCAATTTACCAGTAAAACTTTTCTTTTGACTCAAGACTGTTTTTGTTGCCTGGCCAAATAAAAAGTCGctacctaaaaaaaaagggtcacacaCTCTAGTATTTTgttggaccgcctttagctttgattacggcactcattcactgtggcattgtttccataagcttcTGCactgtcacaagatttatttccgtccagtgttgccttcgtttttcacacttttttttccacctgattgtttgtttgtgtttgtttgtgtttgtttgtgtcttctgTTTTCAACTGTACAGCAATCTTGGGTTTCATGGAAGGTGCTTTATAAATCTaacttatcattattattactattattattattattattctccaGCACAACCCAAAGATTGTCAGTGGCGTTAAGGtctgaaaatgatgtctcatgctccctgaaccccTCTTTTACAATTTGACCAGGCAGTGTATATAAGAACATGTTGCCACTAGCAAATGAAATTGAACACAGCTGTTCATATAACAGGGTTCAGCTGggttttattaataaaatatctaaTATAGTCTACAGTTAATTTatattgaatgtttttaaaggtgttttAAATGAGTCGCATGATGTGTTGTCTGGCTCGTTTGACCCTTGACCCTTTCAGGTATTGTGGAGTCAAATCCAGGGAAGTTCAGACTCGGAGACAATGAactgcaggagaggagaggttttGTGGAGAGAACCAGGAAATCTGTCCAGGTACATTTCAACACAAGTCGTCACACATGATGCTCCATTAAAGCTGTCTATGTTTGCTTCACATATTAACTAGACAGATGTTACTTATACTTATAGATGTGGTCTAATTATTGTTGATTCCCAAAATAGATGTACATTTTCTGGCTTAGTCTTATGACGCTTTCACACCAGGATAGTCTGCGGGACTCGGTTTGACAGAATGCTGAAACTGTTCACACCTTTATTTGGTttggttcactttcacactgcacttttgtCAGCTGTAGGGCTGTAAACTCCTCGTCGACTGGTCAATTTATTGGTCCATACGTTCTGGCTCCACCGAAATTCTGTGTAACCCATAAAATGCCCgaaaattataaataacaaGCAGTCTTTCCTTAACATCAAAAAGATTTTCAGTGTATGGTCATAGAGGagcaaaacaagaagaaaacattcatatttaagaagcccAAACCAATCTAATGGTGAGTCACTTATCAGATAATTGTTGCAGTCCTTGTGTggtttactttaaaatgtgttgccaATGGTGACAGGTAAAGTCAAACATCAGTGAAACACACCACAGTAATTGATCTATTTTCactttggtgttgttgttgttaaaagaACACATAGAATTGATCGTCAATCGTCGTCTGTCTGCTATTTTTACCTTCACTGCATCTGTTAAAGCTCCTTCTAGCTGAATTGAATCTCTGTCCATGCTGCAGGCGCAGTGGAAAACATGAGTCATTTTCTAACAAAAGCCTAGCGAGTAAAGGTACGCTCCTAAAAATAGACCTGAAAGGAATGGAATCCTCTGAGCCTAACAATAGATTTACTGAGAACAAACAAAAGACTTTCtcagacatgtttgtttttgtaggaTTTATGATTCAATGTAAAGTTacaggtgtttgtgtgcaggagATGAAGGATCAGTTGTCCAGCCCTTCTGTGGTGGCTCaggcagagaagaagaacagagagGTGGGTGAACGTTCAGGCTTTGTCCACACTACAACATGCTCATTTACATGAGCATGTAAACAGTTGAGTGTCTCTGGAATTAAAACGTACCTGTGCCCTTACAGTAGTGTTACCATGACTGCATTGTTAGAACCACATTCAAATCTGGTTCTGACATCTGTCCCCAGTTATCATGTGCAGATCACACACAGGTCTCCCAGTCTGTCAGATCAGATCTGACCACAAAACCTGCACCTGGAGATGATTTTATGGTTCATGTGGCCTGAGCACGCATGTTCCCAGTGCTAACTTCCTCTGACCGTCAgagtttcacagtattttttacGTTAAAGCTGTAGTCAGTAGCTGAAATAGcactgttttcatgtctgtggcaACGTTCCAAAGCTACACTCTGAGTGACACACTTAACATCCCACCACACAGTCtgaacatgctatactatgttaAAACGCAGACATACAACACCTACATCAGAAGACagcatcactctctctctgaatgtgtgtgagtgggtgggggagagaaaggtaGGTCATAGACCACACTGTtctggtaattactcagaagtcCACAGGAGGTAACAGGTGTTTCTGCTCCACACCGCTAACAATATTAACCATGGTCAACACATGATTTATTCTTCAATgcttaaaatcttatttcatcttgcagcagcagcagaagagcaTCGATTGACTTGAGCTTTCTCATCTCTTTTTTCAACACATAGTCAGGCTCATTAAATACATCATGTTaccttcacagacacacatgatgtgtatgtgtatttgaataaaaggAGGAGAAGCCAGTgtccaggtgtgaacagatggTCCCAGTTTGCCTGGCTTCACGCCGACtctagtacctactcaacgtggacgagtcatcactgcaccacTGCAGgaaactgccatgactttgttttatacgcgacacacacactcacacgtgaccagtgacttgtaaagcagttgctttcactgtaactgaatcattagaatcagttcattaagaATATGTgttcagttcttcctccatgaccggagcacagactctgaaaTACAGTAACCGCtcacgatcagcagtgctgtcactatatacaccagactcctctgttacatTTTGagactttttaactgatctacatttaagcattggaacctcgccagagcggGCATGTAGTAAAATAActccaaacatgttttatattttagattCCTCCAAGTAGCCGCCCTGTGCTTTGTTGACCGCACTGCAAACCCTTGGCCTTCTCTCAATGAGCACGATGTAATCACCTGAAATGGTTTTCACTTCACAGCCCTATTTGACAACTGTTAGAATTCATGTTATGATAAGAACCAATCAGCTAAGTGAAGAGAAACAACAGTCCAGCATTGCTTTGACAAATGAAGGTCAGTCAGTCCAGAAAATTGCGAAAACATTTGAATGTGTCATCAAGTGCAGTCGCAAAAATCCTCAAACACTACAAGGAAACATGAGGACCGCCCCAGGAAAGGAAGACCAGGAGTCATCAGTTCAGATCAGAGCCCAGATCAATGCCACACAGTTCTAGTAGCAGAAACATCTCTACATCAACTGTTcagggcagcctgtggccaagtggaaagggaacttggcttgtaactggggGGTcgccccattgctccccaggcgctactcagtgtggcagcccactgctcctaaataaagtataagataAGATTTCAGAGGAGACTGTGCCTATCAGGCCCTTATGGTCAAATAGCTGCTAAAAAACCACCACTGAGGAAAAGCAACAAGCAGAAGAGATTTGTTTGGACCAAGAAACGCAAGGAATGGACATTAGACCAGTGGAAATATGTGCTTTGGTCTGATGAGTCCAAATGTGAGACCTGTGGTTCCACCCGTCGTGTCTTTGTGCGACGCAGAAAAGGTGAACGATGGTCTCTACATGGATGGTTCCCACCGTGAAGCTTGAGGAGGAGGTGTGATGGTGTGGGCGGGGCTTTGCTGCTCACACTGTTGGGGATCAGACTGAACCAGCATGGCTACCACAGCATCCTGCAGCATCCTGCAGCATCATGCcatcccatcatcatcatttatcttTCAACAGGACAATGAGCCCAAATGAGACGGAGCACAGAGTGAAGTGCTCAGCATCTCTGGGAACTCCTTCAAGACTGTTGGAAAAACCATTTCAGTGACGACGTCATGAAGCTCATGGAGAAAAGGCCAAGAGTGTGCAGAGCAGGAATCAAAGCAAAGGGTGAAGAATctacaatataaaacatgttttgtttactACATAATTCCATATGTGTTCATTCATAGTTTTGATGCCTTCAGTGAGAATCTACAATGGAAATAGTcgtcatgaaaataaagaaaaaccatTAAATGAGAAGGTGTGTCTGGGAGTGTACATGCACGTGTGATTTTGCTGCTAACCTCATGCCATGTGTGTGTCCAGGCTCTGCTGGCCTCTTCAGGCCAGGAAAGGTCAACCGGTCTGGAGGCTCATCTGGTGTCTGCTAACTCCAGATACATCCAGGAGCAACAGGAACAACAGCAGGTATAGACGGTCTTTAAGCAACGTGACTGTTTTGTGTCCGTCCATCTCCCACGTTCTTGTGAACATAGTAAagtcaatgaaataaaatgtcttgagagaatcctttcaaattaaaaatgtactgCTTTGGCTATGGTGGACATGTTTGATGTGAGCGCCAACCTGAGGATCGACATCTAAACATAAATGTTCCGGGTACAGAGACTGCATCACCTCCTGCTAACAGGAAGCAGTCCCTCTGACAAACATATATTTTCACTGATATTTTCACCTGATACATAGCAAACAAAGTATAATTGAAGTACATGTCCTTGATTCCTCTCTGTGCAAACAGGATGTTGTAGATTTTCCAATTTGGTCCAAAATTCACATGTACAGTAGGATTTGAGAACAAAAGTCATCCACCCTCACCCATGCTATTGATCATGCAAAGGCAGATTCCCCTGCGTAGTGTATTCCTACAGCTGTATGAACAAATAGTGTTTCCTGTTGCCGGGTGAATACACTGTTGCAGACTGGACGCTCTGAGTCGCACAGCTCCACCAGTTTACAGTGCTGGTGTCTCACGTCCGCCCGCTTCTGTGTGCCTGCACAGCTGGAGTTTAGGATTCTTCTCGCATGGAAATccactgtaaatgtaaacacaacaaacagagcagTATTTCTACTGAGCAAATAAACACGAGGATTCTTTCAGTGAAATACGATGTGATGTCTACACAGGatctttattctgaaaagtaaaccggATGCTTTAGGTTCCTACTACCGCTCCTGCTCGTGCTGAGTTCCGCTGAATCCATGCGGCTCTGCTGCGGCATCCGCCGGAAATACAGGTGCTGCGTATCCACGCCGACCCCCCACTATACTGGGGGGTGTGGCCAGAGGAGGACGATTAGTGACGAAGCACCGGGAAGAGCCAGCTAATAggaaaattcaaatgtaatggGAGGTGTTAAGCCAGAGGCAGTAAATACACCCTTTAACACAAAATATGTCATTCAAATCCTTTACACAAAactagagaaaaaaagagttggACCTGGATCAGTGAATAACATtagggttaaaaataaaaacagcacaagaagtgatgacattaggttctgctgtgtgtgtttgagcagctTATCATGCAGGACCAGGACGAGCAGCTGGAGTTGGTGTCCGGCAGCATCAGAGTCCTCAAAGACATGTCGGGACGTATTGGAGACGAGCTTGATGAGCAGGCTGtgtgagtgaacacacacacacacacacacacacacacacacacctgtatctGTCAGGTGCGCTGGTCGtgcacttcctcagaaatgtaaGCGTCCATTGGCACTGCAGAAGCTCTTTAGTAACCACACAGAGCCGTGTACCAGGACCACAGCAGCTCACAACAAGGTTGAGTCTTATTTCTGCCGCCTGTGACAGTCATGGGATAGTCGTTCTCTAACCCTTTACCTTTAACTCAGGTGGTTAGGTGGCATCAGACTACAAGCTAACTTCCTCCAGTGTTGTTGTCATTTCAGTAGTTCTATGATCTGAGTGCTGTGtttgccccctggtggaaaCATCCTGTAATGTATGTTCTAAATGATTAGTGAATCACACAGCATGTATATGAACAACTACAGCTGCGGCAGATCCTTGAAAAGGAttgtttttctacatttcaATAAATGGCCGCATTAAATTTGTCATCCagtaaaaaaatcaaacacGGTCTTGTTTGTAGATTTATTATTGGCTACAAAAAGTGATTTATATGCATTTAACacaagtatgtttttttgtctcgtttttgCCTTTGTACACTGTAAATCTAAAATGATACCTGGTTCTGTTGATGTTCAGTATGTTAGGTGATTTTGGTGATGAGATGGACCAGACATCATCCCGCATGGACTCTGTCCTAAAGAAACTAGAGAAGGTGTCTCACATGACCAGCAGTAAGTTACTGTTCATCTGTTTATAATTGTGCCTCTGATAGAATATCAGTGTTAGATCAACGCTAAAGAAAGATTTGTGgctgtttaaaacaaaaacacaggattCAACTTGTGATGCTTCATCAACCTTTTTAACCCAGACTTTTAAAAACTTCaggtatgttgttgttgttgacgtgcAACCTTCCAAagataaaatgtgtttgcattaatgacatttaataGTATGTCCAGTTTGAATTCCTTTCTCACACTGTTGAGCCTTGTTTGTACTCTGTGGTAAAGATAGAGCCTAAATGCTCTGAACTGCCAGGCTGTGtacaaataaatgatgttgtaAGGAAGCAGGAAGTCACTTGGATAACATTGGAAATGGTTCTAGTCTTGaggaccactcaaagctgctttacactgggTGTCATACCCATTCATACGCTGCCGTCGAGTGtctgcccaaggacacatctgcATGAAGAcgagcagagctgggaattgaacccacaacccttAATTTGTAAggtgacgagagagagagacccatTTTAATTGTAAATGGTTTCTGCATTTTAAATACCACATGCAACAATAAACATTAtgttatatatacatgtacatatatacatatataagtacatgtatatatgtacttaaatacatatataagtacatacatatgtatgtgtatatatactctcctttttgtttttttattttctcagtttctcAACCATttcatgttgtattttatttgtgtaatatTTGCAGTCCTGCCCCACAGAGGCATCTAGAGCTCTACAGCTGTTGGTGTGACTTGTGTTTCCCAGCATTAAAGAACGTCAAAGGGCCATGATTTAGAAAGTCAACCACATCGTATTTCCTGAAGATTTAAAGATAATAattgtgctttgtttgtgtttggtccCAGGTCGGAGGCAGTGGTGTGCCATAGGTGTGCTGGTCACCATCATGATCGTGGTGCTCATCCTCTTCTTTGCTCTCTGACATCAGTGACCTCTCACCTCTCGACCACACTCACCACCTCCTCCCTGAGAGGAAGAGCGACGTgactcccctcctcccccctccgtCTCTTCTTCTGTTCACACGAAGGAGAATGTGGTGATGTGCAGAGAGAAGCTTGAACCCTCTTCTCTCTGCTTTAAACACGTCTGGTGGGGAAACACACAGCTGGTTTTAGTGATTTTTATATCGGTACATTTCGGTTATTGATGAAAGTAATGGTACTGAAGAGGAAGGGGCGGGACAGGAAGCTGATGCTGCCaagatgaaaacacatttgaaaatagACAAAACATTTGAGTATATTAAGGtttaacatttacatgaaaacacacacacgtcacatgatGTATGCATCAATCGTGTGAAGGATGCTCTGAATGGAGCAGTGCAGTGTTCAAATGAACTCGGAAAACAACCCCATGTCAATGTTGAATGTATTAACACAGGGTAAAGCAGTTTAGACAAAGCCGACTTCCAAAACAGTCAAGATCAAGaggtttttattgtctttatgaggacataatgacaTTTCTGCAGAGATATAGTCACGTAGGTTATATTTGTTTCCTGTAATGAATCGATAATGAAGCCATGTAATGACACTAGAAacagcatttgttttttcttctttgatgtCGTACTGATGAACCACAAATGTTCTCAGTCATCAACACTAGTTAGTTGTAGGCGACTGGATTTGCCTACAGTTAACTACTGAAAATCAACCATAAACTCCTCCTACTTTGTAAGCAGGTCGTTCTGAGAGGTTACACGAGTACTTAAAAGAAGATGAACGGTTGATGTGATGACAACGGCTCATGTGACACTTATCTCAGTTGGTAAGTGAACCTTGATTCTCGGCAGGTTAAACAGCCAAATAGTTTTGGACGCTGATAAATAAcagtttcatttgtgtttttggtcCGTAGAAGCATCAGGGGAGGCAGGAGATGTTTTCAGTGTTGCCTTAAATCTATTTTTATACAGTCATGAAATGTGCAGTACGtctctgtgcctgtgtgtgactCAGTTGAAGAATGAAGTCTCAGCAGTCAAATGTAGTCTAAAGGTTTTTCTTACAGCTGATTTTTACTGGCGAGCACATTTCAGCCTCACAAGAACGAGTAGTCCCCTCTGTAATCAGAGCTGTGGTGCGTTTATGGTCCACGCTGCTGTGGTGCGTTTACGGTCCACGCTGCTGTGGTGCGTTTACGGTCCGCGCTGCTGTGGTGCGTTTACGGTCCGCGCTGCTGTGGTGCGTTTACGGTCCACGCTGCTGTGGTGCGTTTACGGTCCACGCTGCTGTGGTGCGTTTACGCTCCGCGCTGCTGTGGTGCGTTTACGGTCCTCGCTGCTGTGGTGCGTTTACACTCCACGCTGCTGTGGTGCGTTTACGCTCCTCATGCTGGTCTGGCTCTTGCTTGACGGGGTCTGGTCATTTGTTTGATGCTCCTGATTGTGATGGTGTCTCCTTCTGTCTGCAGCCGTGCAGCCACCTTCACACCACCTGCTCGTGTTGGAGcacatgattggctgagacTCTGTCATGGCTCAGGGTAAATGGGTTCACCAGGTTTCTTGAAAAGCTCATGCTGACGAGTGTAGGAACGGTTGCTGGGCAGGATGTGTCCACACAGATCCCAGATAAGGGCCtacagctccctctgctgggGGGCGGTCGGCCATGTTAGGTAACGCTGCCCATATTAGGATGTGTTGCAGTGCACTACACGTTGAACACCTATGatgctttagtatgttgtgtttttgtgttagtcattttcttcttttatcagCCAGTTAGGGAAAATAAAACTATCAAGTGATGGATTTTCTTTCCGCAGACATCAGAacctttattttgtttcatttcaaaggGTTATGTGTGCTTTTAATGTCTTTAACATATTCCAGcccattatttaaataataataataatgtgggaAATCAATCAACGTGTGTGCGTCGTCATAAGACGTCTACACACGTGACACACGTGACACACGTGACACGTGACACGTTACACACGTGTTACACGTGACACACTGGTCAGTGAAAGTTTGTGGTGAATCTTCTCGATCATGTGTGAGAGTTTGTTTATATGTGGATCCTGATTCATATTGCTTCATAGCATCTGTTTAATCCAAAGTGAAATTATAAACACGGCAGCCACTCgtgcaacattttaaataaaaaaaaacattcaaaaacctGGGGGAGGAGTCAAGTGCAGCAATTTCTCTTCAAATGATTTCCACTGCAAGAAGCCGAGTCCTGCTGGACATTTGTGAAAGAATTGAACATGGAAGAGATTAACAAAGGCTGGAGTGCTTTTATGATGCCTTCAATGTTCAGGTTTTGTTGACGCTGTGGAGTCGACGgttgtttgaatgtttgaacCTTGAGGCCATTAATAGTGCTGACGTCATACTGAACTGTTTAAAGGGTTaagcatgtttttgaactggtGTTCATCTGCATGTCATTGCTATTGGTGTTGATCTTGTTGACTGCCAACAGTAAGATGACATCATCCAACACTCCATTCAATCACTTAAGAAGCTACTGTGCTCTAAAACCCACTTTATGACGGAAAATTGCATTGAAAGTTATATCATAAATTTGCATCTGAGATGGTTTAGGTCGTTTCTATCATGATGATTTCTTAGTCTCGTATAAAACCATACCAACATGCttctttaaattcaaaatgtacTGTAATATTAAGAAGAAAGATTAAAAACTAAATCCTTGCTCCGCCCACAAATGGCCGCACAACGTTCTTCCACTAAGTTTGATGAACATCCACTTTGTCCAAAAGTGTTGAAACAAAACAGGACTTTAGAATCGACTGCATCACAGTGGCCCAAACCAAGATTTCATAATTGGTGAATCAATCATTTCTAGCAATATctcaaaaagtaaacaaacatgtcaaattGCTTATCGTGACCTTTGTTTTTCaaggaataaaacaaatgttattagTATTTGACAAAATGAACTGTTgttaaaaactgtaaatgaaaCCAACCTAAGTTACGCTAAAGTGCCAATAATCAGGATTTTATTCATGATTgttcctttttatttcatttttactacacgtgtgtatatatatatatatatatatgtacacataacATT from Solea solea chromosome 10, fSolSol10.1, whole genome shotgun sequence includes the following:
- the LOC131466889 gene encoding syntaxin-6 isoform X2; amino-acid sequence: MKDQLSSPSVVAQAEKKNREALLASSGQERSTGLEAHLVSANSRYIQEQQEQQQLIMQDQDEQLELVSGSIRVLKDMSGRIGDELDEQAVMLGDFGDEMDQTSSRMDSVLKKLEKVSHMTSSRRQWCAIGVLVTIMIVVLILFFAL
- the LOC131466889 gene encoding syntaxin-10 isoform X1, which produces MSVEDPFFVVKGEVQKALSRARGLYDRWEELLQEGTQVSRDELDWSANELRNCLRAIDWDLEDLSETISIVESNPGKFRLGDNELQERRGFVERTRKSVQEMKDQLSSPSVVAQAEKKNREALLASSGQERSTGLEAHLVSANSRYIQEQQEQQQLIMQDQDEQLELVSGSIRVLKDMSGRIGDELDEQAVMLGDFGDEMDQTSSRMDSVLKKLEKVSHMTSSRRQWCAIGVLVTIMIVVLILFFAL